A stretch of Mycobacterium sp. ITM-2016-00316 DNA encodes these proteins:
- a CDS encoding arabinosyltransferase domain-containing protein, with product MPDRKVRLLAVITGLVGFLLCALAPLLPVRQSTAAIQWPQSANADGFVGDITAPLVSGAPRSLDVTIPCRTVASLPADGGLVFSTIPPAGIDAGRNGLFVNANADVVYVAFRDTVAAVAPRDAVDSGACSELRIWADVGAVGADFVGIPGATGTLGLDKRPQVAGIFTDLRVGPDAGLTARVDIDTRFITSPTALKTAVMVLGVAAVLASIVALALLDRTAGRRAPPGNRRRTGLSVWLADAGVVGGLLVWHIVGPPTSDDGYNLTMARVSGEAGYIANYYRYFGASEAPFDWYQSVLAQLASISTAGVWMRLPATAAAIGTWLLLSHIVLPRLGNRLARNRAAVWTAGAVFLAAWLPFNNGLRPEPLIAFGVVLIWVLVELSVGRRRLWPTAAAIVVAVFCVTLAPQGLIALAPLLVGARAITSVVAERRPALGLAAQLAPLAGAASLIFVIVFRDQTLATVAESARIKYVVGPTVPWYQEFLRYYYLTVEDSVDGSLTRRFAILILLLCLFGLLMVMLRRGTVPGAMNGPVWRLIGSTGIGLLLLTFTPTKWAIQFGAFAGLAGALGGVTAFALARVGLHSRRNLALYVTALLFVLAWATSGLNGFFYTGNYGVPWFDKQPVIVGFPVTTIFLVLAIAGGLLTAWLHFRIDYAGHTEVADTGRNRALASTPLLVVAVIMVVLELGSMLKATASRYPVYTTGSANLAALGLTGSSGNSCAMADAVLVEADTNAGLLQPVPGQRFGEYGPLGGEKPIGFTPNGVSDTLEPPEPVAANPGTPNSDGPVDKPNVGVGYAAGTGGGYGPEGVNGSRVYLPFGLDPETTPVMGSFDENTLAAKATSAWYQLPPRTPDRPLVTVAAVGAIWFYEEDGSFNYGQSLKLQWGVHRPDGSYQALSEVQPIDTFYQKAWRNLRFPLASAPPEANVARIVADDPNLSEDQWFGFTPPRVPVLQTAQEYLGTQTPVLMDIATAANFPCQRPFAERLGVAELPDYRIIPNFKQMVASSNQWQSADDGGPFLFIQALLRTSTIPTYLRDDWYRDWGSIERYIRVVPRDIAPDAVIEEGTANVFGWSRGGPIRALP from the coding sequence GTGCCCGATAGGAAAGTCCGCCTTCTCGCCGTCATCACGGGCCTTGTCGGCTTTCTGCTCTGCGCCCTTGCCCCGCTGCTGCCGGTGCGGCAGAGCACCGCAGCGATCCAGTGGCCCCAGTCCGCGAACGCCGACGGCTTCGTCGGCGATATCACCGCGCCGCTGGTCTCGGGCGCGCCCAGATCGCTGGACGTGACCATCCCGTGCCGGACGGTCGCCAGCCTGCCCGCCGACGGCGGACTGGTGTTCTCGACGATCCCGCCCGCCGGTATCGACGCCGGGCGCAACGGCCTGTTCGTCAATGCCAATGCCGACGTCGTCTACGTCGCGTTCCGGGACACCGTCGCGGCGGTCGCACCGCGCGATGCCGTCGACTCCGGCGCCTGCAGTGAGCTCCGGATCTGGGCCGATGTCGGCGCCGTCGGGGCGGATTTCGTCGGCATCCCCGGCGCCACCGGCACTCTCGGTCTCGACAAGCGCCCGCAGGTGGCGGGCATCTTCACCGACCTGCGTGTCGGACCGGATGCCGGCCTGACCGCGCGCGTCGACATCGACACCCGCTTCATCACCTCGCCGACCGCGCTGAAGACCGCGGTGATGGTGCTCGGCGTGGCCGCGGTGCTGGCGTCCATCGTCGCGCTGGCGCTGCTGGACCGCACCGCCGGTCGGCGCGCACCGCCGGGCAATCGGCGCCGCACAGGTCTGTCGGTGTGGCTCGCCGACGCCGGCGTGGTGGGCGGACTGCTGGTCTGGCACATCGTCGGGCCGCCGACCTCAGATGACGGTTACAACCTGACCATGGCCCGGGTGTCCGGGGAGGCCGGGTACATCGCCAACTACTACCGCTATTTCGGCGCCTCGGAAGCCCCGTTCGACTGGTACCAGAGCGTGCTCGCGCAACTGGCCTCGATCAGCACGGCCGGGGTCTGGATGCGGCTGCCCGCCACCGCCGCCGCGATCGGCACCTGGCTGCTGCTGAGCCACATCGTGCTGCCTCGGCTGGGGAACCGGTTGGCCCGCAACCGGGCCGCCGTGTGGACCGCGGGCGCGGTGTTCCTGGCCGCCTGGCTGCCGTTCAACAACGGTCTGCGCCCCGAACCGCTGATCGCGTTCGGTGTGGTCCTCATCTGGGTGCTGGTGGAACTGTCGGTGGGCCGCCGCCGGCTGTGGCCGACCGCGGCCGCGATCGTCGTCGCGGTGTTCTGCGTGACGCTTGCACCGCAGGGTCTGATCGCGCTGGCGCCGCTGCTCGTCGGCGCCCGGGCGATCACCAGCGTCGTCGCCGAACGCCGCCCCGCCCTGGGGCTGGCGGCCCAGCTGGCACCGCTGGCCGGCGCCGCATCGCTGATCTTCGTGATCGTGTTCCGCGACCAGACGCTGGCCACGGTGGCGGAGTCGGCGCGCATCAAGTACGTGGTGGGCCCGACCGTCCCCTGGTACCAGGAGTTCCTGCGCTACTACTACCTGACCGTCGAGGACAGCGTCGACGGTTCGCTGACCCGCCGGTTCGCGATACTGATCCTGCTGCTGTGCCTGTTCGGTCTGCTGATGGTGATGCTGCGCCGCGGCACCGTGCCCGGCGCGATGAACGGGCCGGTGTGGCGGCTGATCGGCAGCACCGGCATCGGACTGCTGCTGCTGACGTTCACCCCGACCAAGTGGGCCATCCAGTTCGGTGCGTTCGCCGGGCTGGCGGGCGCGCTCGGCGGTGTGACGGCATTCGCACTGGCCCGGGTCGGCCTGCACAGTCGGCGCAACCTCGCGCTGTACGTGACCGCGCTGCTGTTCGTGCTGGCGTGGGCCACCTCGGGTCTCAACGGCTTCTTCTACACCGGCAACTACGGGGTGCCGTGGTTCGACAAGCAGCCCGTCATCGTCGGCTTCCCGGTGACCACGATCTTCCTGGTGCTGGCGATCGCCGGTGGCCTGCTGACGGCCTGGCTGCACTTCCGTATCGACTACGCCGGGCACACCGAGGTCGCCGACACCGGCCGCAACCGGGCGCTGGCGTCCACCCCGCTGCTGGTCGTCGCGGTCATCATGGTCGTCCTGGAGCTGGGCTCGATGCTCAAGGCCACCGCGAGCCGCTACCCCGTCTACACCACCGGCTCGGCCAACCTGGCGGCCCTCGGCCTGACCGGGTCTTCGGGGAACAGCTGCGCCATGGCCGACGCCGTGCTGGTGGAGGCCGATACCAATGCCGGACTGCTGCAACCGGTTCCGGGGCAGCGCTTCGGTGAGTACGGCCCGCTGGGCGGCGAGAAGCCCATCGGGTTCACCCCCAACGGTGTCAGCGACACCCTGGAGCCGCCCGAACCCGTGGCCGCCAATCCCGGCACCCCGAACTCGGACGGCCCGGTCGACAAGCCGAATGTCGGCGTCGGCTACGCGGCGGGCACCGGCGGCGGTTACGGCCCCGAGGGCGTCAACGGATCCCGGGTGTACCTTCCGTTCGGGCTGGACCCGGAAACCACTCCGGTGATGGGCAGTTTCGACGAGAACACCCTGGCGGCCAAGGCCACCTCGGCCTGGTACCAGCTGCCGCCCCGCACCCCGGACCGTCCGCTGGTGACCGTCGCCGCGGTGGGCGCGATCTGGTTCTACGAGGAGGACGGCTCCTTCAACTACGGCCAATCGCTGAAACTGCAGTGGGGTGTGCACCGGCCAGACGGCAGCTACCAGGCCCTGTCCGAGGTGCAGCCGATCGACACCTTCTACCAGAAGGCATGGCGCAACCTGCGTTTCCCGCTCGCCTCGGCTCCGCCGGAGGCCAACGTGGCCCGCATCGTCGCCGATGACCCGAACCTGTCCGAGGACCAGTGGTTCGGCTTCACCCCGCCGCGGGTACCGGTCCTGCAGACCGCGCAGGAGTACCTCGGCACGCAGACCCCGGTGCTGATGGATATCGCCACCGCGGCCAACTTCCCCTGCCAGCGGCCCTTCGCCGAACGTCTCGGTGTCGCCGAACTGCCGGATTACCGGATCATTCCGAACTTCAAGCAGATGGTGGCATCCTCGAACCAGTGGCAGTCCGCCGACGACGGAGGACCGTTCCTGTTCATCCAGGCACTGCTGCGGACCTCGACCATCCCGACGTATCTGCGTGACGACTGGTACCGCGACTGGGGTTCGATCGAGCGTTACATCCGGGTGGTGCCACGCGATATCGCGCCCGACGCCGTCATCGAAGAAGGGACTGCAAACGTGTTCGGCTGGAGTCGCGGCGGACCGATCAGGGCCCTGCCGTGA